The following are encoded in a window of Mycolicibacterium tusciae JS617 genomic DNA:
- a CDS encoding type II toxin-antitoxin system ParD family antitoxin, giving the protein MGKNTSFSLDEHYSAFIEQEVTSGRYRSASDVVRTALRLLEDRETRLRALRQALVDGERGGESTPFDFDEFVARKRPPVHHSR; this is encoded by the coding sequence GTGGGTAAGAACACCTCGTTCAGTCTCGATGAGCACTACAGCGCGTTCATCGAGCAAGAAGTCACCTCGGGCCGCTATCGGTCGGCCAGCGACGTGGTACGCACCGCTCTGCGGCTGCTCGAAGATCGCGAAACGCGGTTGCGCGCACTGCGCCAGGCGCTTGTCGACGGTGAACGCGGTGGGGAGTCGACACCGTTCGATTTCGACGAGTTCGTTGCACGCAAGCGGCCGCCGGTACATCACTCACGGTGA
- a CDS encoding TetR/AcrR family transcriptional regulator: MRSGSAKAPTFTQAARRSQIVDCAIEVIADVGWAQTSIRKIADRVGVAMSAVLYHFGTKDNLVEAIIEQMYRSALAAVVPAVEAESTATGKLNAYIRATVRYFDAHRIHLAALSQLASSYRPNDGRSFKELGLNPALAEELAALDAAPILRSGQDSGEFGDFPVDSVATALSGAGNALVEKLMQDPNFDAHRYGEDLVEIFGRVVRGPR; the protein is encoded by the coding sequence ATGCGATCAGGAAGTGCGAAAGCCCCGACCTTTACCCAGGCCGCACGCCGCTCCCAGATCGTGGACTGCGCGATCGAGGTGATCGCCGATGTGGGATGGGCTCAGACCTCGATCCGCAAGATCGCCGATCGAGTTGGCGTCGCGATGAGTGCGGTGCTCTATCACTTCGGCACGAAAGACAACCTGGTCGAGGCGATCATCGAGCAGATGTATCGCTCGGCGCTGGCCGCGGTGGTGCCCGCAGTGGAGGCCGAGTCGACCGCGACCGGAAAGCTCAACGCCTACATCCGGGCGACGGTCAGGTACTTCGATGCGCACCGAATCCACCTGGCCGCGCTGAGCCAGCTCGCTTCGAGTTACCGACCCAACGACGGGCGTTCGTTCAAAGAGTTGGGGCTCAACCCGGCGCTCGCTGAGGAATTGGCAGCGCTGGATGCCGCCCCGATTCTGCGATCCGGCCAAGACAGCGGGGAGTTCGGGGATTTCCCGGTCGACTCCGTCGCGACCGCACTGAGCGGTGCCGGAAACGCACTCGTGGAGAAACTCATGCAGGACCCCAACTTTGACGCCCACCGCTACGGCGAGGACCTCGTGGAAATTTTCGGCCGCGTCGTGCGAGGCCCGCGATGA